A region of Pseudomonas sp. Marseille-Q3773 DNA encodes the following proteins:
- the nadB gene encoding L-aspartate oxidase, producing the protein MSQQFQHDVLVIGSGAAGLSLALNLPSHLRVAVLSKGDLANGSTFWAQGGVAAVLDNSDTVQSHVEDTLNAGGGLCHEQAVRFTVEHSREAIEWLIEQGVPFTRDEHYSVDDGGFEFHLTREGGHSHRRIIHAADATGAAIFTTLLAQARLRPNIQLLEQRVAIDLITERRLGLPGERCLGAYVLDRNTGEVDTFGARFTVLATGGAAKVYLYTSNPDGACGDGIAMAWRAGCRVANLEFNQFHPTCLYHPQAKSFLITEALRGEGALLRLPNGERFMPRFDPREELAPRDIVARAIDHEMKRLGVDCVYLDITHKPADFIKSHFPTVYERCLTFGIDITRQPIPVVPAAHYTCGGVMVDDRGHTDVPGLYAIGETSFTGLHGANRMASNSLLECFVYGRAAAADIQAHLDEVDMPKALPGWDASQVTDSDEDVIIAHNWDELRRFMWDYVGIVRTSKRLQRAQHRIRLLLDEIDEFYSNYKVSRDLIELRNLAQVAELMILSAMQRKESRGLHYTLDYPGMLAEAKDTILNPA; encoded by the coding sequence ATGAGCCAACAATTCCAACATGATGTCCTGGTGATCGGCAGCGGTGCCGCCGGTCTCAGCCTGGCGCTGAACCTGCCCAGTCACCTGCGCGTCGCCGTGCTCAGCAAGGGCGACCTGGCTAACGGCTCGACCTTCTGGGCCCAGGGCGGTGTCGCAGCGGTGCTGGACAATAGCGATACCGTGCAGTCGCATGTCGAGGACACCCTCAACGCCGGCGGTGGCCTGTGCCATGAACAGGCGGTGCGCTTTACCGTCGAGCACAGCCGGGAAGCCATCGAATGGCTGATCGAGCAAGGTGTGCCTTTTACCCGCGATGAGCACTACAGCGTCGACGATGGTGGCTTCGAGTTCCATCTGACCCGCGAAGGCGGTCATAGCCATCGGCGCATCATCCATGCTGCCGACGCCACCGGTGCCGCGATCTTCACCACGCTGCTGGCCCAGGCCCGCCTGCGCCCGAACATCCAGTTGCTGGAGCAGCGCGTGGCGATCGACCTGATCACCGAACGGCGCCTCGGCCTGCCCGGCGAGCGCTGCCTGGGTGCCTATGTGCTTGACCGCAATACCGGCGAAGTCGACACCTTCGGCGCGCGCTTCACCGTGCTGGCCACGGGTGGCGCAGCCAAGGTCTACCTGTACACCAGTAACCCCGATGGTGCCTGCGGCGACGGTATCGCCATGGCCTGGCGGGCCGGTTGCCGGGTGGCGAACCTGGAATTCAATCAGTTCCACCCGACCTGCCTGTACCACCCGCAAGCCAAGAGTTTCCTGATCACCGAAGCCCTGCGCGGCGAAGGCGCCCTGCTGCGCCTGCCCAATGGCGAGCGCTTCATGCCACGCTTCGACCCTCGCGAAGAGCTGGCCCCGCGTGACATCGTGGCCCGCGCCATCGACCATGAGATGAAGCGCCTGGGTGTGGACTGCGTCTACCTGGACATTACCCACAAGCCGGCCGACTTCATCAAAAGCCACTTCCCTACCGTGTATGAGCGCTGCCTGACCTTTGGCATCGACATCACCCGCCAGCCGATCCCGGTGGTACCGGCGGCGCACTACACCTGTGGCGGGGTCATGGTGGACGACCGCGGCCACACCGATGTGCCGGGGCTGTATGCCATCGGCGAAACCAGCTTCACCGGCCTGCACGGCGCCAACCGCATGGCCAGCAATTCGCTGCTGGAGTGCTTCGTCTATGGCCGTGCTGCCGCGGCCGACATCCAGGCGCACCTGGATGAGGTGGACATGCCCAAGGCCCTGCCCGGCTGGGACGCCAGCCAGGTCACCGACTCGGACGAAGACGTCATCATCGCGCACAACTGGGATGAATTGCGGCGCTTCATGTGGGACTACGTCGGCATCGTGCGCACCAGCAAGCGCCTGCAGCGGGCCCAGCACCGCATTCGTCTGCTACTGGACGAAATCGACGAGTTCTACAGCAACTACAAAGTCAGCCGCGACCTGATCGAGCTGCGCAACCTGGCGCAGGTGGCCGAGCTGATGATCCTTTCGGCCATGCAGCGCAAGGAAAGCCGCGGGCTGCATTACACACTGGATTACCCGGGGATGCTGGCCGAGGCCAAGGACACCATCCTCAACCCAGCCTGA
- the lepA gene encoding translation elongation factor 4, with amino-acid sequence MSDLSHIRNFSIIAHIDHGKSTLADRFIQMCGGLSAREMEAQVLDSMDLERERGITIKAHSVTLNYKAQDGKVYQLNFIDTPGHVDFTYEVSRSLAACEGALLVVDAGQGVEAQSVANCYTAIEQGLEVMPVLNKMDLPQADPDRVKDEIEKIIGIDATDAVACSAKSGMGVDEVLERLVQTIPAPEGDIEAPLQALIIDSWFDNYLGVVSLVRVRHGRVKKGDKILVKSTGKVHLVDSVGVFTPKHTQTADLKAGEVGFIIASIKDIHGAPVGDTLTLSSTPEVEVLPGFKKIQPQVYAGLFPVSSDDFEDFRDALQKLTLNDSSLQYMPESSDALGFGFRCGFLGMLHMEIIQERLEREYDLDLITTAPSVIYELELKTGETITVDNPSKLPDVSAVADFREPIVTATILVPQEHLGNVITLCIEKRGVQRDMQFLGSQVQVRYDLPMNEVVLDFFDRLKSTSRGYASLDYHFDRYQSANLVKLDVLINGDKVDALALIVHRDNAAYKGRALTEKMKELIPRQMFDVAIQAAIGGQIIARTTVKALRKNVLAKCYGGDVSRKKKLLEKQKAGKKRMKQVGNVEIPQEAFLAVLRLDS; translated from the coding sequence GTGAGTGATTTGAGTCATATCCGCAATTTCTCCATCATCGCCCACATCGACCATGGCAAGTCGACGCTGGCCGACCGTTTCATCCAGATGTGCGGTGGCCTGTCGGCACGCGAAATGGAAGCCCAGGTGCTCGATTCCATGGATCTGGAGCGCGAGCGCGGTATTACCATCAAGGCCCACAGCGTCACGCTCAACTACAAGGCGCAGGACGGCAAGGTCTACCAGCTGAACTTCATCGATACCCCCGGCCACGTCGACTTCACCTACGAAGTTTCGCGCTCGCTGGCGGCCTGTGAGGGTGCGCTGCTGGTGGTTGATGCCGGCCAGGGCGTCGAGGCCCAGTCCGTGGCCAACTGCTACACCGCCATCGAGCAGGGCCTGGAAGTCATGCCGGTGCTGAACAAGATGGACCTGCCCCAGGCTGACCCGGACCGCGTCAAGGACGAGATCGAGAAGATCATCGGTATCGACGCCACCGACGCCGTGGCCTGCAGTGCCAAGAGCGGCATGGGCGTGGACGAGGTGCTCGAGCGCCTGGTGCAGACCATCCCTGCGCCGGAAGGCGATATCGAGGCGCCGCTGCAGGCGCTGATCATCGACTCCTGGTTCGACAACTACCTGGGCGTGGTCTCGCTGGTGCGCGTGCGCCATGGCCGCGTCAAGAAAGGCGACAAGATCCTGGTCAAGTCCACCGGCAAGGTGCACCTGGTCGACAGCGTCGGTGTCTTCACCCCGAAACACACCCAGACCGCCGACCTGAAGGCCGGTGAGGTGGGCTTCATCATCGCCAGCATCAAGGACATCCACGGTGCCCCGGTTGGTGACACCCTGACCTTGTCCTCGACCCCTGAAGTCGAAGTGCTGCCAGGCTTCAAGAAAATCCAGCCGCAGGTCTACGCCGGCCTGTTCCCGGTCAGCTCCGACGACTTCGAAGACTTCCGCGATGCCCTGCAGAAGCTGACCCTGAACGACTCGTCGCTGCAATACATGCCGGAAAGCTCCGATGCACTGGGCTTCGGCTTCCGTTGCGGCTTCCTCGGCATGCTGCACATGGAGATCATCCAGGAGCGCCTGGAGCGCGAATACGACCTGGACCTGATCACCACCGCGCCAAGCGTGATCTACGAGCTCGAGCTGAAAACCGGCGAAACCATTACCGTCGACAACCCGTCGAAGCTGCCAGACGTCTCGGCGGTCGCTGATTTCCGCGAGCCGATCGTCACCGCGACCATCCTGGTGCCGCAGGAGCACCTGGGTAACGTCATTACCCTGTGCATCGAGAAGCGTGGCGTGCAGCGCGACATGCAGTTCCTCGGCAGCCAGGTGCAGGTGCGCTACGACCTGCCGATGAACGAAGTGGTGCTCGATTTCTTCGATCGCCTCAAGTCCACCAGCCGCGGCTATGCTTCGCTGGATTATCATTTCGATCGCTACCAGTCGGCCAACCTGGTCAAGCTGGACGTACTGATCAACGGTGACAAGGTCGATGCCCTGGCCCTGATCGTGCACCGCGACAACGCAGCCTACAAAGGCCGTGCGTTGACCGAGAAGATGAAGGAACTGATCCCCCGGCAGATGTTCGACGTGGCGATCCAGGCAGCTATCGGCGGCCAGATCATCGCGCGTACGACTGTCAAGGCGCTCAGAAAGAACGTACTGGCCAAGTGCTACGGCGGTGACGTCAGCCGTAAGAAGAAACTGCTGGAGAAGCAGAAGGCCGGTAAGAAACGCATGAAACAGGTGGGCAACGTGGAGATTCCACAGGAAGCCTTCCTCGCCGTGCTCAGGTTGGATAGCTAG
- a CDS encoding folate-binding protein YgfZ has protein sequence MADSAFFCPLSHEGILAVRGSDAGKFLQGQLTCNINYLSPEHASLGARCMVKGRMQSSFRILPEGNGYLLAMASELLEPQLADLKKYAVFSKATLTDESAAWARFGLQGGETALRALGLDVPAAAGSTVRHEGLVAVAVSAGRVELWVPADDAGKVRQALAAALPEGSLNDWLLGQIRAGIGQVMGPTRELFIPQMINLQAVDGVSFKKGCYTGQEIVARMQYLGKLKRRQYRLALDQQAIPAPGEEIFSPTHGSSVGEVVLAASTGSGCELLAVLSAEAVDDDNLHLGSLGGPRLQVLTLPYELDRDREIQR, from the coding sequence ATGGCCGATTCCGCTTTCTTCTGCCCCCTGTCCCACGAGGGCATCCTCGCCGTCCGCGGCTCCGATGCAGGCAAGTTCCTGCAAGGCCAGCTGACCTGCAACATCAACTACCTCAGCCCGGAACACGCCAGCCTCGGCGCCCGCTGCATGGTCAAGGGGCGCATGCAGTCAAGCTTCCGCATCCTGCCCGAAGGCAATGGCTACCTGCTGGCCATGGCCAGCGAGTTGCTCGAACCCCAGTTGGCTGACCTGAAGAAATACGCCGTGTTTTCCAAGGCCACACTGACCGATGAAAGTGCCGCCTGGGCACGCTTCGGCCTGCAGGGTGGCGAAACGGCATTGCGGGCGCTGGGGCTCGATGTGCCCGCTGCCGCTGGCAGTACCGTTCGTCATGAAGGCCTGGTAGCTGTCGCCGTTTCCGCAGGGCGCGTGGAGCTGTGGGTGCCAGCCGACGACGCCGGCAAGGTACGCCAGGCGCTGGCCGCCGCCCTGCCCGAAGGCAGCCTCAACGACTGGCTGCTGGGGCAGATTCGTGCCGGTATCGGCCAGGTCATGGGGCCGACCCGTGAACTGTTCATTCCGCAGATGATCAACCTGCAGGCCGTCGACGGCGTCAGCTTCAAGAAAGGCTGCTACACCGGGCAGGAAATCGTCGCCCGCATGCAGTACCTGGGCAAGCTGAAGCGTCGCCAGTACCGGCTGGCCCTGGACCAGCAAGCCATTCCGGCTCCGGGTGAGGAAATTTTCTCGCCCACCCATGGTTCCTCGGTCGGTGAGGTGGTGCTTGCCGCCAGCACGGGTTCGGGCTGCGAGCTGCTCGCGGTGCTCAGCGCCGAAGCAGTGGACGATGACAACCTGCACCTGGGCAGCCTCGGCGGCCCGCGCCTGCAGGTACTGACCTTGCCCTACGAACTGGACCGCGACCGGGAAATCCAGCGCTGA
- the lepB gene encoding signal peptidase I, whose amino-acid sequence MSLNFPLLLVIAVFVCGLLGLIDLLFLAPRRRAAIANYQGSVSQPEMAVVERLGKEPLLVEYGKSFFPVLFIVLVLRSFLVEPFQIPSGSMKPTLEVGDFILVNKFSYGIRLPVIDKKVIEVGDPQRGDVMVFRYPSDPNVNYIKRVVGLPGDQIRYTNDKRLFVNGQPIAEQLVGTEPGTLGSAQLYKEKLGEAEHLIRKEMSRYRMPPDQQWTVPAGHYFMMGDNRDNSNDSRYWDDPNIPKELHGMVPDRNIVGKAFAVWMSWPEPKLSHLPNLSRVGLIH is encoded by the coding sequence ATGTCGCTAAATTTCCCGCTGTTGCTAGTCATCGCCGTCTTCGTCTGCGGCTTGCTGGGCTTGATCGACCTGCTGTTCCTGGCCCCGCGCCGGCGTGCGGCAATCGCCAACTACCAGGGCAGCGTCAGCCAGCCCGAAATGGCGGTGGTCGAGCGGCTGGGCAAGGAGCCGTTGCTGGTCGAGTACGGCAAGTCGTTCTTCCCGGTGCTGTTCATCGTGCTGGTGCTGCGCTCGTTCCTGGTCGAACCGTTCCAGATTCCCTCGGGGTCGATGAAACCGACCCTGGAAGTGGGCGACTTCATCCTGGTGAACAAGTTCTCGTACGGCATCCGTCTGCCGGTGATCGACAAGAAGGTCATCGAGGTGGGGGACCCGCAACGCGGTGATGTAATGGTGTTCCGCTACCCGAGCGACCCGAACGTCAACTACATCAAGCGGGTGGTCGGCCTGCCGGGCGACCAGATCCGCTATACCAACGACAAGCGGTTGTTCGTCAACGGCCAGCCGATTGCCGAACAACTGGTGGGCACCGAGCCGGGCACCCTGGGCAGCGCCCAGCTGTACAAGGAAAAGCTCGGCGAGGCCGAACACCTGATCCGCAAGGAAATGAGCCGTTACCGCATGCCGCCGGACCAGCAATGGACCGTGCCGGCGGGCCATTACTTCATGATGGGTGACAACCGCGACAACTCCAACGACAGCCGCTACTGGGATGACCCGAACATTCCCAAGGAACTGCACGGCATGGTTCCGGACCGGAACATTGTCGGCAAGGCGTTTGCAGTGTGGATGAGCTGGCCAGAGCCCAAGCTCAGCCACCTGCCCAACCTGTCGCGGGTCGGTCTGATCCATTGA
- a CDS encoding protein YgfX, translating into MSSPSECFECRWHGSRRLLTAYLVCQVLAWLAVWASPLPGWQALAVVATGIAHAGWAIPRRILLTHEHAVTGLRRDARGWRVFSRARGWQPVRLCRDSVALPALVVLRFERAGQWLGESQCVPRDALGADEHRRLRVRLKFSRRRWADISRA; encoded by the coding sequence GTGTCCAGCCCAAGTGAGTGTTTCGAGTGCCGCTGGCACGGCTCGCGCCGGCTGCTGACGGCCTACCTGGTTTGCCAGGTGCTGGCATGGCTCGCCGTTTGGGCGAGCCCGCTGCCCGGGTGGCAGGCCCTTGCCGTCGTCGCCACCGGTATCGCCCATGCTGGCTGGGCCATCCCGCGACGTATCCTGCTGACCCATGAGCATGCCGTGACTGGCCTGCGCCGTGATGCGCGCGGCTGGCGCGTGTTCAGCCGTGCCCGTGGCTGGCAGCCGGTGCGGTTGTGCCGGGACAGCGTGGCGTTGCCTGCGCTGGTGGTGCTGCGCTTCGAGCGGGCGGGGCAATGGTTGGGGGAGAGCCAGTGCGTGCCGCGGGATGCGCTGGGGGCTGATGAACACCGGCGCTTGCGGGTGCGGTTGAAGTTCAGCCGGCGGCGGTGGGCCGATATCAGCCGGGCATAG
- a CDS encoding HDOD domain-containing protein, translated as MNKLAEMVQAQLLDAIEKDDLVLPTLPEVALSIREAAEDSEISVAALSKVISRDAALSARLIKVVNSPLLRAAVEVTDLHTAITRLGINYSCNLAIGLVIEQIFHARAPAVEQKLRDIWANSLDVAGISYEICRRFTQLKPDQATLGGLVNQIGALPVLIYAEEHNELLSDPVCLHYVIEHIQPVLGDKILKAWDFPEQLVNLPSQVQDLDRQTDRIDYIDIVQIARCISQRGRHRPLAALPAYRHLGLPFGTELEVDELIDARSMLR; from the coding sequence ATGAACAAGCTGGCCGAGATGGTTCAAGCACAATTGCTCGATGCCATCGAAAAGGATGACCTGGTCCTGCCGACCCTGCCCGAGGTTGCCTTGAGCATCCGCGAGGCAGCGGAAGACAGCGAAATCAGCGTAGCGGCCCTGAGCAAGGTGATCAGTCGCGATGCGGCGCTTTCAGCGCGCCTGATCAAGGTTGTCAACAGCCCGCTGCTGCGCGCGGCGGTCGAAGTCACCGACTTGCACACTGCCATCACGCGGCTGGGTATCAACTACAGCTGCAACCTGGCCATTGGCCTGGTGATCGAGCAGATCTTCCACGCCCGCGCTCCGGCAGTTGAGCAGAAGCTTCGTGATATCTGGGCCAACAGCCTGGATGTGGCGGGTATCAGTTACGAGATCTGCCGGCGCTTCACGCAACTCAAACCCGACCAGGCCACCCTCGGCGGGCTGGTCAACCAGATTGGCGCGTTGCCAGTACTGATCTATGCCGAAGAGCACAACGAACTGCTGTCCGACCCGGTGTGCCTGCACTACGTGATCGAACACATCCAGCCAGTGCTGGGCGACAAGATCCTCAAGGCCTGGGATTTCCCGGAGCAGCTGGTCAACCTGCCTAGCCAGGTACAGGACCTGGACCGGCAGACCGACCGGATCGACTATATCGACATCGTGCAGATAGCCCGTTGCATCAGCCAGCGCGGTCGCCACCGGCCGTTGGCGGCGCTGCCGGCGTATCGCCACCTGGGCCTGCCGTTCGGCACCGAGCTGGAGGTGGATGAACTGATCGATGCGCGGAGCATGCTGCGCTGA
- a CDS encoding MucB/RseB C-terminal domain-containing protein, whose protein sequence is MRALPLLSLLIGSCMTVPALAANSSPEAGEWLNKLAQAEQKQSYQGSFVYERNGSFSSHEIWHKVENGKVSERLLQLDGAAQEIVRVDGKVECVSGALAGGVTPPADTAQRLLDPLKLMGWYNLSVAGKSRVAGRDAVIVTLTPRDQHRYAFELHLDRATGLPLRSLMINDKGQLLERFQMTRLDAEVPSDEDLRASAACKPVQHVAAASNDKVAGWRSDWLPPGFELVNSSVRRDPKQGGAVSSLMYDDGLARFSVFLEQVDDDGGNDVRTQLGPTSAVSRRLNTPKGKVMVTVVGEIPLGTAERVALSMRPQDAQARQ, encoded by the coding sequence ATGCGCGCGCTACCTCTCCTGTCGCTGCTGATTGGCAGCTGCATGACGGTGCCAGCATTGGCGGCCAATTCCTCGCCCGAAGCGGGCGAGTGGTTGAACAAGCTGGCACAGGCCGAGCAAAAGCAGAGCTACCAGGGCTCTTTTGTCTACGAACGTAACGGCAGCTTCTCCTCCCACGAGATCTGGCACAAGGTCGAAAACGGCAAGGTCAGCGAGCGGCTATTGCAGCTCGATGGCGCCGCCCAGGAAATCGTCCGCGTGGATGGCAAGGTAGAATGCGTCAGCGGTGCCTTAGCCGGTGGCGTGACGCCACCTGCGGACACCGCCCAGCGCCTGCTTGATCCCCTGAAGCTGATGGGTTGGTACAATTTGAGCGTGGCGGGCAAGTCACGTGTCGCCGGGCGCGATGCCGTGATCGTGACGCTCACTCCACGTGACCAGCACCGCTATGCCTTCGAATTGCATCTGGACCGCGCAACCGGGTTGCCGCTGCGCTCGTTGATGATCAATGACAAGGGGCAGTTGCTGGAGCGTTTCCAGATGACCCGTCTCGATGCTGAAGTGCCCAGCGACGAAGACCTGCGTGCCAGCGCTGCGTGCAAACCCGTGCAGCATGTGGCCGCCGCCAGCAATGACAAGGTCGCCGGTTGGCGTTCGGACTGGCTGCCGCCAGGGTTCGAACTGGTCAACAGTTCGGTGCGTCGTGATCCGAAGCAGGGGGGGGCGGTCAGCAGCCTGATGTATGACGATGGCCTGGCACGCTTCTCGGTGTTCCTCGAACAGGTGGACGATGATGGCGGGAACGACGTGCGTACCCAGCTTGGCCCCACGTCGGCAGTATCGCGGCGCCTGAACACGCCCAAGGGCAAAGTGATGGTCACCGTGGTCGGCGAAATTCCGCTGGGTACTGCAGAGCGTGTGGCTCTGTCCATGCGTCCCCAGGATGCCCAGGCGCGCCAGTAA
- the rpoE gene encoding RNA polymerase sigma factor RpoE codes for MLTQEEDQQLVERVQRGDRRAFDLLVLKYQHKILGLIVRFVHDTHEAQDVAQEAFIKAYRALGNFRGDSAFYTWLYRIAINTAKNYLVSRGRRPPDSDVSSEDAEFYDGDHGLKDLESPERSLLRDEIEGTVHRTIQQLPEDLRTALTLREFDGLSYEDIASVMQCPVGTVRSRIFRAREAIDKALQPLLQET; via the coding sequence ATGCTAACCCAGGAAGAGGATCAGCAGCTTGTCGAGCGTGTTCAGCGCGGCGACAGGCGAGCGTTCGATCTGTTGGTGCTGAAGTATCAGCACAAGATTCTCGGGTTGATCGTGCGGTTCGTTCACGATACCCACGAGGCCCAGGATGTAGCACAGGAAGCCTTCATCAAGGCCTACCGTGCGCTTGGCAATTTCCGCGGAGACAGTGCGTTTTATACGTGGCTTTACCGCATCGCCATCAACACGGCGAAGAACTACCTGGTGTCCCGTGGAAGACGGCCACCAGACAGCGATGTGAGCTCTGAGGATGCGGAGTTTTACGACGGCGATCATGGTCTCAAGGATCTCGAGTCCCCAGAGCGCTCGTTGTTGCGGGATGAAATCGAAGGCACTGTCCATCGCACCATCCAGCAACTGCCGGAAGACCTGCGCACGGCCCTGACCCTGCGCGAGTTCGACGGACTGAGTTACGAAGACATTGCCAGTGTCATGCAATGTCCGGTGGGTACCGTGCGCTCTCGAATCTTCCGCGCTCGGGAGGCCATAGACAAAGCCCTGCAACCTTTGTTGCAGGAAACCTGA
- a CDS encoding RseA family anti-sigma factor, whose product MSREALQESLSAVMDNEADELELRRVLNAVDDAETRATWSRYQVARAAMHKELLLPNLDIASAVSAALADEAVPAKVKKGPWRSIGRLAVAASVTVAVLAGVRMYNQDEITGAQLAAQQPAQQGLTVPQAQGPAVLAGYSESSEQPTGPMANGVLQNQAGWDQRLPGYLRQHAQESALKGTETALPYARAASLENR is encoded by the coding sequence ATGAGTCGTGAAGCTTTGCAGGAATCGCTGTCCGCGGTAATGGATAACGAAGCGGACGAGCTTGAACTGCGTCGGGTATTGAATGCCGTCGACGATGCTGAAACCCGTGCCACCTGGTCGCGTTACCAGGTTGCCCGCGCAGCCATGCACAAGGAGCTGTTGCTGCCGAACCTGGATATCGCCTCGGCGGTTTCCGCCGCCCTGGCTGACGAGGCCGTGCCGGCCAAGGTCAAGAAGGGCCCATGGCGCAGCATTGGCCGCCTGGCGGTAGCTGCCTCGGTTACCGTTGCGGTGCTGGCCGGTGTACGCATGTACAACCAGGACGAGATCACTGGTGCCCAGCTGGCTGCCCAGCAACCTGCCCAGCAAGGGCTGACTGTGCCACAAGCACAGGGTCCTGCCGTTTTGGCAGGCTATAGTGAGAGCAGTGAGCAACCGACCGGGCCGATGGCCAACGGCGTGCTGCAGAACCAGGCCGGCTGGGATCAGCGTCTGCCAGGCTATCTGCGCCAGCATGCCCAGGAATCTGCGCTGAAGGGCACTGAAACCGCATTGCCGTATGCCCGCGCCGCCAGCCTGGAAAACCGTTAA
- a CDS encoding succinate dehydrogenase assembly factor 2, which produces MVEQTELNRLFWHSRRGMLELDVLLVPFTQEVYPTLNQADRELYVRLLSCEDQDMFGWFMERTESEDPELQRMVRIILDRVQPK; this is translated from the coding sequence ATGGTCGAACAAACTGAACTCAACCGGCTTTTCTGGCACAGCCGCCGCGGCATGCTGGAACTGGACGTCCTGCTGGTACCTTTCACCCAGGAAGTCTACCCCACGCTCAACCAGGCTGACCGCGAACTCTATGTGCGTCTGTTGAGCTGCGAAGATCAGGACATGTTCGGCTGGTTCATGGAGCGCACCGAGTCTGAAGACCCGGAGCTGCAGCGCATGGTCCGCATCATCCTGGACCGTGTCCAGCCCAAGTGA
- a CDS encoding DegQ family serine endoprotease, translating to MSIPRLKSYLSMFAAVLMLGQVLTAQAEEALPDFTTLVEQASPAVVNISTKQKLPDRRMAAGEMPDLEGLPPMFREFFERNMPQQPRSPRGDRQREAQSLGSGFIISSDGYVLTNNHVVADADEIIVRLSDRSELQAKLVGTDPRTDVALLKVEGKNLPTVKLGDSEKLKVGEWVLAIGSPFGFDHSVTKGIVSAKGRTLPNDTYVPFIQTDVAINPGNSGGPLFNMNGEVVGINSQIFTRSGGFMGLSFAIPIDVAIDVSNQLKKDGKVSRGWLGVVIQEVNKDLAESFGLDKPAGALVAQVLENGPAAKGGLQVGDVILSMNGQPIIMSADLPHLVGSLKDGEKAKLEIIRNGKRQTLDISVGALPDDDAEIATGAEGSAERSSNRLGVSVADLTAEQKKSLELKGGVVIKEVQDGPAAMIGLRPGDIISHLNNQAIGSAKEFTEIAKELPKNRSVSMRVLRQGRASFITFKLAE from the coding sequence ATGTCAATACCACGCTTGAAATCCTACCTATCGATGTTCGCCGCCGTGCTGATGCTCGGCCAGGTGCTCACCGCCCAGGCCGAGGAAGCCCTGCCGGACTTCACCACCCTGGTCGAGCAGGCCTCGCCAGCCGTGGTCAACATCAGTACCAAGCAGAAGTTGCCGGACCGCCGCATGGCCGCCGGGGAGATGCCAGACCTGGAAGGCCTGCCGCCGATGTTCCGCGAGTTCTTCGAGCGCAACATGCCGCAGCAGCCACGCTCGCCGCGGGGTGACCGCCAGCGCGAGGCTCAATCGCTGGGTTCGGGCTTCATCATTTCCAGCGATGGCTACGTGCTGACCAACAACCACGTGGTGGCCGATGCCGACGAGATCATCGTCCGCCTGTCGGACCGCAGCGAACTGCAGGCCAAGCTGGTCGGCACCGACCCACGCACCGACGTGGCGCTGCTCAAGGTCGAGGGCAAGAACCTGCCGACCGTGAAGCTGGGGGATTCGGAGAAACTGAAAGTGGGCGAGTGGGTGCTGGCCATCGGGTCGCCGTTCGGCTTCGACCATTCGGTGACCAAAGGCATCGTCAGTGCCAAGGGCCGTACCCTGCCCAACGACACCTATGTGCCGTTCATCCAGACCGACGTGGCCATCAACCCGGGCAACTCCGGCGGCCCGCTGTTCAACATGAACGGCGAGGTGGTGGGTATCAACTCGCAGATCTTCACTCGTTCCGGTGGGTTCATGGGCCTGTCGTTCGCCATTCCGATCGATGTGGCGATCGATGTTTCCAACCAGCTGAAGAAAGACGGCAAGGTCAGCCGTGGCTGGCTTGGCGTGGTGATCCAGGAGGTCAACAAGGACCTGGCCGAGTCCTTCGGCCTCGACAAACCGGCCGGCGCGCTGGTCGCCCAGGTGCTGGAAAACGGCCCAGCAGCCAAAGGCGGCCTGCAGGTCGGTGACGTGATCCTGAGCATGAATGGCCAGCCGATCATCATGTCGGCAGACCTGCCGCACCTGGTGGGGAGCCTCAAGGATGGCGAAAAGGCCAAGCTGGAAATCATCCGCAACGGCAAGCGCCAGACCTTGGACATCAGTGTCGGTGCGTTGCCCGACGACGATGCCGAGATCGCTACCGGTGCCGAAGGCAGTGCCGAGCGCAGCAGCAACCGCCTGGGTGTATCGGTGGCCGACCTGACTGCCGAGCAGAAGAAATCCCTGGAGCTGAAAGGCGGTGTGGTGATCAAGGAAGTCCAGGATGGCCCGGCCGCAATGATCGGCCTGCGTCCAGGTGACATCATCAGCCACCTGAACAACCAGGCCATTGGCTCGGCCAAGGAATTCACCGAAATCGCCAAGGAGCTGCCGAAGAACCGTTCGGTGTCGATGCGTGTGCTGCGTCAGGGCCGCGCGAGCTTCATTACCTTCAAGCTGGCTGAATAA